The Longimicrobium sp. genomic sequence CCTCGAAGGTGTTGTAGTGCATGGGGATGACGGTTTCCGGCTGGATCATCTCCACCGCGCGGGCGGCATCTTCCGGCCCCATGGTGAAGTTGTCGCCGATGGGCAGGATGGCCAGGTCCACGCGGCCCTGCAGCAGCTGCATGTCGGTAATCAGCGCCGTGTCGCCCGCGTGGTAGATGGTGGGCCCGCCATCCAGGCTGATCAGGAAGCCGCAGCAGTCGGTGGTGAACGCGCCTTCCTTGTCGCCCGCGATGCTGCCGGTGTGCACCGCCGGGGTCAGCTTCACGCGGCCGAAGGGAAAGAGGTACGCCCCGCCGATGTTCATCCCGTGGCCGTTCTTCACCCCCTCCTGCTGGCAGAACGACACCAGCTCGAAGGTGGAGATGACCGTGGCCCCGGTGCGCTTCGCCAGCGGAATGCAGTCGGCGAAGTGGTCGGAGTGCCCGTGCGACACCAGGATGTAGTCCAGCTTGTCCACGTCCGCCACCTTGATGTCGGCGGCGGGATTTTCGTCGAGCCACGGATCGATCATGATCCGGGTGCCGTCGCCGGTCTCCAGCATGAAGCAGGAGTGTCCGTGCCAGGTAAGGCGTGCCATACAACCTCAGTGCGTGTGCGGTTCTATCCGATCAGCGCCTCGTACGCGCCGGCGTCCAGCAACGCCTCGGCCGCGGCCGGATCGTCCAGGCGAATGCGGATCATCCAGCCCTCGCCGTACGGATCGCTGTTCACCACGCCGGGGTTGGCGTCGAGGGCGGTGTTCACCTCCACCACCTCGCCCGCCAGCGGCATGAACAGGTCCGACACCGCCTTCACCGCCTCGATCGTGCCGAACGTGCCGTGCGCGTCGAAGTGCTCCCCCGGCTTGGGCAGCTCCACGAACACGATGTCGCCCAGCTGGTCCTGGGCGTAGTCGGTGATCCCTACGGTGAACACGCCGTCCTGGCCGCCGGAGGGCTTCAGGTACTCGTGCTCGCTCGTGTATCGCAGGTCCTGCGGGACGTTGGACATGTCTTTCTCCGCGCGGTTCGGGCCGGTGTGGTCGGGCGGCATACTACGGGCCGCGCCGGGGCGGGTCAACCATCACCCCCATGGAAGCAGCGCACAGAGCGCCCCCACCTCCGCCGCCTCGCACGCCACCGCGCACGCGGGGCCGTTCACGCCGGCGAAGCGGTCTACCAGGAAGGCGACAGCCGCCAGCGACAGCAGGGTCCCCGCGGTGACGGCCAGCGCCGTCCGCGCCGGGTCCGGCGAGGCGGCCGTCACCAGCCCCAGGACGGCGACCGCCACCCACGTGGCCGCCCACAGGGGAACGGCGCCGCTCAGCACCGCCTCGGGCCGGTCGCGCTCCGCGGGCGCGTACGTGCGCAGCGCGTGCACCATCGCCCATCTGCCCAGCGGCGCGGCCACGAGCGGCGCGAACGCGGGGGCGTGGGCCAGCGCGGACCATTTTGCCAGCATCAGCAGCACCAGCCCCACTGCGCCGAACGCGCCCAAGGTGCGGGTGCGCAGCATCCTCAACCGTCGATGTCGTCCGTCCACCGGCGTGAGCGCGGCATCGCAGCTGTGCGCCCATCCCACGAGCGTGGTCGCGCCCGTGGCGGCGGCCCACGCGGCCAGGGCCAGCGCGGCGCGCGGCCCGGCCGGAGCATCGAGCAGGAGCACGGCGGCAGGCAGCAGTCCCACGCCCAGGCCGACGAGGGGGTAGAACGCGGTGGATTCGCGAAGGTCGCGCGGGTTCTCGTCCTCCCGCGGCGGCACCCGCCACAGGGTCAGCGCGCCCGCGGCCAGCCGCAGGCGGTGGATGGAGCTGTGTTGATGGTATTCCACTTCGTACGAAAGCAGGGTTCGGACGTGGCGCCTGCGGACCGATGGGCGCGAGTCCGGTCGCATCCGCACGCACCGGGCCGGATGCGGGTGCGGACGTTGTGGAGGCCGCGGCGGATGCGCATCTTTCCGCCTCGTCCGTTGATGCCGACCGCCTCAGCCGCCTCGCCGTTGATTCTTCGCACCAAGCGCCTGATCCTGCGCGAGTTCCTGGTCGACGACTGGAAGCCCACGCACGTGTACCAGAACGATCCGCGCTACCTGCGTTTCTACGACCGCGACTCCATGTCCCCGGCCGACACGCAGGCGCTGATCTCCGCCTTCCTGGGGTTCGAAGCCGAGCGCCCGCGCCGAAACACGCAGCTCGCCGTTCTCCTGGCGAGCACGGGCGAGCTGATCGGCAACGTGGGGGTGCGGCGCGAGGCGCCCGACCACCCGGTGGCGGACATGGGCTACGAGCTTGCCCCCAAGCACTGGGGCCACGGGTACGCCACCGAGGCGGCGCGCGCCATGCGCGACTGGGCGTTTGGCGACGAGGGGCTGGCGCGGCTTCACGCCCACTGCATCGCCGACAACGCCGCGTCGGCGCGCGTGCTGGAAAAGCTGGGGATGCGCCGCGAAGGCCTGCTGCGCGACCACGTCTTTCAGAAGGGGCGCTTCTGGGACGTGCTGCTGTACGGCATCCTTCGCGACGAGTGGGCGGCGGGGGAGGGAAACGAGTAACCGCGAGGGACCGTCCCTCGTGTGAGCCCGGTCGGCCGCGGATCAGAACGGGTGCTCGACGCTCAGATAGAGGAACGCGTACCGCTCCCGGCTGCTCGCCCCAACGCCGATCGGCACCGCGAGGCCGGGGACGATCTGCGTGGACCCCAGGTTGAACGCCGCCCGCACGCCGGGCGATACCAGCAGGCTCTCCGCCACCACATCCCCCGCCTCGGTGCGCGACCAGAGCGCTTCGACCAGCAGGTTCAACCGCGGGTGCGCCAGCCAGACGACGCTCTGCCCCAGGCTGATCTCCACCTCGCTCTCCGTAGACCCCTCCACGTCGCCGATGTTCGGCAGCAGCGTGACTCCCGCGTTGGTGTGCGCGGCGAACGCGGGTGACAGCGCCAGGCTGACCGGCAGTCCCAGCGCCATCCCGGCGTTCCCCGCGCCGAACGCGTCGTGCCCGGTGGGGAGGATGGCCGTCACGCTGGGGGCCACGGCGACGCGGCCGCTCAGCAGCTGGTACCGGTACTGGACTTCGACGTCCCCCCAGCGCGTCTCGTCGTGCAGCCGCAGCAGGGGGAGCGTGTAGCTGATCTGGTGGCGCTGGCTGAAGAGCGGCCACTCCTGCGTAAACCCCAGCTCGACGATGCCGTCGTCGCCCATCACCGTGGCGACGTGCTGAACCACCCGCGCCTCCTGGTTGTACGCCTCTTCCAGGAGAAAGCTGTTGTCGGAGATGGGTGTCTGCGCATCCAGACGAGCGGCGAGGGCAAGGCCCAGGAGCAGGACGGCGCGGTGGATCGGAAGCATGTCGTCACGAATCGAACGAGGAATTTAGAGTGCCTTAAAACAGAATAGCGGGAACGTCCGGCGCGTCAACCCGCCGGAACGAAACGGGGGCCGGCGGATCGCTCCGCCGGCCCTCGTCGTCCTCTCCGATGACGATCAGAACAGGGTGATGCCCACCAGGATCTGGTTGCGCTCCAGCTCGCCGCCCTGCGTAGACGCACCGAACTCGCTCACCCGGCGGTACTGCGCGTCCAGCCCCAGCATCTGGCCCAGCTGCATGCGCGCGCCCACCTGGAATCCCAGCTGCGTGCGCTCGTCCTTGAACTCCGGGTCGGCGTTCTGCACCTCGTCCACCGTGTACTGCCCCAGCCCGCCGTGCACACCCACGTACGGCGTGATGGGCAGCAGCGGCAGGTCGATGAAGTAGTTCGCCTCGCCCAGCACACCGAAGCTGGTGGACTCGCGGTCGAACTCCGTCACCTTGCCGGTGGTGTACGCCGTCACGCCGATGCCCACGCCCAGCGGCAGCACGTACTCGGCGCCCACGCTGAAGCCGTCGGCCGCGGGGGTCTGCTCTTCGTTCTTCACGTCCGAGGCGTTGAACAGGTAGTGGCCCTTGAGCGCGAATCCCGACTGCGCCTGCGCCGAACCCGCGTGCGCGGCCAGGGCCGCCGCCACCAGGAGCGCCATTCTCTTCTTCATCCGACATCCGATCTCAGCAGGTGGTTCGCTTGGACGCGGCGGGTTTGCTTCGGCTCCGCGCGCGTCCGCCGTCGGTTCCATGTATGCCCGAACCCCGCCGAGAGTTCCACCTGCCACCGGATCAGCTGACGCCGAGCAGCTCCACGTCGAAGACCAGCGTAGCGTTGGGAGGGACCGCGCTCCCCGCGCCGCGGGCGCCGTAGCCCAGCTCGGGCGGAATGGTCAGGCGGCGGCGCCCGCCCACCTTCATCCCCGCCACGCCCTCGTCCCAGCCGCGGATCACCCGCCCCGCGCCGAGGGGAAACTGGAACGGGGTTCCGCGGTCGCGGCTGCTGTCGAACTTGCGGCCGTCCACCAGCGTCCCGGTGTAGTGAACGCTCACCTGGTCGCCGCTCTTCGCCTCCTGCCCCGTCCCCACCTGCTCGTCCGTGTACCGCAGCCCCGAGGGTGTCGTCGTTTCTTCCGCCACGTGTGTTCTCCCGGTCAAGGTTTCCGTCGATGGACCGCGCCCGGCCGCAACACGCGTTCCGTCGTGGTCGATTGACGGCCCTCCGCCCGCCGCCGTACTCTGTCCAACGCCCCAGCAGAAACCCCGTACGCCATCCGCCGATGACCTCACTCGCCCGTTTCGCCGCCGCCGCATTGCTCGCCGCCACGCTTCCGTCCGGCGTCCGCGCCCAGGCGTACCCGCCCGCCGAACGTGCGCGGGACAGCGTGCAGGCGCTCGCCGCGTTCCGAAGCAACATCGCTTCCATCCACGGCCGCGACCGCCCCGCGTACCTCACCCACTACCTGCAGAGCCCACGGCTGGCGCGCACCGGGCCGGCCGGGGTGCAGTGGGGCTACCAGGGAATGACGGGAGGCGATCCCAACGCGTGGCCCGACACGCTGGTAGCCACCCACTACGAGGTGGTGCCGCTGGCGCCCGGCGTGGTCTACGGCACGTACCGCTACCGCGTGGCACAGGGCGGCACCAGCTCGCGCGGCGTGTCGGAACGGGTGCTGGTCAGGCAGCCGGACGGAAGCTGGAAGGTGGCCGTGAGCACCGCCTTCAACGCGCCCGGAAACGGGCCGGTGCCCGCCGTGGCCTTTACCGGTGCCACGGTCATCGACGGCACCGGCGGGGCGCCCCTGCGCGACGCGACGGTGGTGATGAGGAACGGACGGATCGCCTGCGTGGGCCGGTGCGAGGTAGGGGCGGACGTGCACGCGATCGATGCGCGCGGAAAGTGGATCATCCCCGGGCTGGTGGACGCGCACGTCCACTACTCGCAGACCGGCTGGGTCGATGGCCGCCCCGATGCCGAGGACGTCCGGGCGCGGTTTCCCTACGATTCCACCGTCGCCGCGCTGGAGGCGCACCCCGAGCGCTTCTACCGCAGCTACCTGTGCTCGGGAGTGACGGCCACTTTCGACGTGGGCGGGTATCCCTGGACGTGGGGGCTGCGTGGGGACGCCGAGGCCAGCACCGCCGCGCCGCACGTGGCCGCGGCGGGCCCGCTGCTCTCCACCCGCGACCACTGGGTGAACCTTCCCGCCTCGCGCCAGTTCGTCCACACGGCCAGCGACTCGGCCACGCGCGCCGGGGCGCGGATGATCGCGCACCACGGCAGCGACGCGGTGAAGGTGTGGTACCTGGTGGAAGGGCAGAACCCCGACACGGTGGCGCTCAAGGCGGCCGTCCGCGCCGTGGCCGACGAGGCGCGCCGCGCCGACCTGCCGCTGATCGTGCACGCAACGGGACTGTGGGAGGCCAAGGACGCCATCCGCGCGGGCGCGCAGCTGCTGGTGCACTCCGTGGACGACGCCATCGTGGACGACGAGTTCATCCGCCTGGCACGCGACGCGGGGACCATCTACACGCCCACGCTCACCGTGACGGATGGCTACCGGCAGCTGTACCAGCGCCGCTTCGATCCCCAAGGCCTGCCGATGGAGTGCGTCGATCCAGCGACGCGCGCGAAGGCCGCGCTGACGGACTCGCTCCCGGCGCGCACGCTGGGCGCGGGGTTCGCCGCCTACTTCGAGCAGATCGGCCGGACCATGAACGAGAACCTGCGCCGCGTGCACGCGGCCGGCATTCCCGTCGCCATGGGCACCGACGCCGGGAACCCGCTGACGCTGCACGGCGCGTCCGTCTACCGCGAGATGGAAGCGATGGCGCAGGCCGGTATGTCGCCTATGGACGTGCTGGTGTCGTCCACGCGGATCGCCGCGCGCGCCATGCGCAGGGACGACATCGGCACCTTGGCGCCGGAAAAGCTGGCGGACCTGGTGGTGCTCGACGCCGACCCCCTGGCCGACGTGCGCAACCTGCGCGCGGTGCGCCTGGTGGTCCGAGCCGGCGAGGTGTGGACGCGCGAGGAGCTGGAATACCGGTGATCCGCCCGCTGGACGCCGCCGACGCCGCTGCATTCCAGACACTGAGGCTGCGCGGCCTGCGCGAGTCGCCCGAGGCGTTCGGCTCCACGTACGAGGAAGAGGCGGGGGTGCCGCTGGGAGAGATCGCCGCTCGCCTGGCGCGCGGGGCCGGGGGCGAGGACGTGGTGTTCGGCGCGGTGGATGGCGAGGGCGTGCTGGTGGGTGTGGCGGGCCTGCGGCGCGACAGCCATCGCAAGGCAAGGCACCGCGCCCACGTCTGGGGGATGTACGTGGCTCCCGAGGCGCGCGGGCGCGGGCTGGGCCGGGCGCTACTGGAGTCCCTGATTGCGCACGCCCGAACCCTCGCGGGCGTGGAGCGGCTGACGTTGAGCGTGGTGCCCGACAACCGGGCCGCGAGGTCTCTGTATCTCCGCCTCGGCTTCGTGTCTTACGGCGTGGAGCGCCAAGCGTACTGCCTGGACGGCGAGTACTGGGACTCCGAGCACATGGCACTGGTCCTCATATCTCCATCGCGGGTTCTATTAAATAAAATGCTGTATTTCTTTCATAAGATCCTCGCCTGTGATAGATTCCTTTCACAGCGGGAGCGGCTATGAAAGAAAGTAGCGCTTTTCTTTGATAGCGTTGCTCCCTGTGAAAGGAATCTTTCGCACGGGCTCGTGCCCGATTGTGTGGCCCTGGGGAGCGCAGATCATGGATGTGCAGTCGTTCGTATCGACACGGGCGGGGCGGATCATTCAGCAGCAGGCGGGGAAAGACGGCTTCAGCGCCTTCATTCCCGCACGGCTGCCGCCAGTGCCCGGCCTGGAGCTGACGGGCGGGCTCCGAGACCTGCTGGAGCACGCCAGCATCTCGCTTGGCCGGCTGGATGGCGTCTCTGCATCGCTGGACCCGGACCGGCTGCTGTACATCTACGTGCGGAAAGAGGCCGTTCTCTCCAGCCAGATCGAGGGAACGCAGTCCACGCTTTCGGATCTGCTGCGGTTCGAGGCCGAGGGGGCACCGGGGATGCCGCTGGACGATGTACGCGAGGTGTCGCGGTACGTGGCCGCGCTGCACCACGGGTTCAACCTGCTGCGCGGCGGCCTGCCCGTAAGCCTGCGACTGGTTCGCGAGCTTCACCGGGTGCTGATGCAGGAAGGGCGGGGCAGCACGCGCGCGCCCGGAGACTTCCGGCGTTCGCAGAACTGGATCGGCGGGTCGCGACCGGGGAACGCCCGCTTCGTCCCCCCACCTCCGCACGAGATGATGATCGCGCTCGACAACCTCGAGCGGTTCATCCACGACCAGCCGGAGCGCACGCCCCCCCTGCTGAAGGCAGGCTTGGCGCATGCCCAGTTCGAAACCATCCACCCGTTCCTCGACGGCAACGGGCGTGTGGGCCGCCTGCTCATCACGCTGCTCCTGTGCGCCGAAGGAGCGCTCACGCAGCCGTTCCTGTACCTGAGCCTGTACTTCCGCGAGCACCGGGCGAAGTACTACGAGCTGCTTCAGCGAGTGAGGACGGACGGGGACTGGGAAAGCTGGATGGAGTTCTTTCTCACCGGCGTGGCCGAGGTTTCGGCCCAGGCGACCGCCACCACGCGGGCACTGCTCGCGCGCTTCGAGAAAGACCGCGAGCGGATCCTGATCCGCCGCGGTTCGGGGTCGGTGCTGACGCTGTTCGAGTTCCTGCGGGGGCGAGTGATCACCACGATCCCCCGTGCCGCCAAGGAGCTGAACCTTACCCACCCCACGGTGACCACCGCGCTCCGCCGGCTGGAGGACATGGAGATCGTCCGCGAAATCACCGGCCGCCCGCGCGCGCGGGTGTACGTGTACCAGCAGCAGCTGGACATCCTGAACCAGGGCATCGCCGGGCAGTTGCTGCCGGACTGAGAGCCTGGCGCCAGGAGTAAAAGTGACGAGGGGCACCCGGCCAGCCGGGTGCCCCTCGTCTCAGAATCCGCCGATCCCGAACTACTTCATCAGGTTCTTGGCGATGGTCTGCAGCTGCATGTTGCTGGTGCCTTCGTAGATCGAACCGATCTTGCTGTCGCGGTAGAACTTCTCGACCGGGTACTCGCGCGTGAAGCCGTAGCCGCCGAACAGGTCCACCGCCGTGCTGGCGATGCGCTGGGCCACCTGCGACGAGAACAGCTTGCCCATCGCGGCTTCCTGCAAGAAGGGCAGGCCGGCGTCCTTCAGGCGGGCGGCGTTGTACACCATCAGCCGCGCGGCCTCGAGCTCCGTCGCCATCTGCCCGATCTGGAACTGCACGCCCTGGAAGTCGCCGATGCGCTTTCCGAACTGCTCGCGCTCCTGCACGTACTTCACGGTGGCGTCCAGCGCGCCCTGCCCAATGCCGATCATCTGCGCGCCGATGCCGATGCGGCCCTCGTTCAGCGTCTCGATGGCCGTCTTGTACCCCTTGCCCACCTCGCCCAACACGTTCTCGTCGGGGACGAACACGTCTTCCAGGATCAGCTCGGTGGTGCTGCTGGCGCGGATGCCCAGCTTGTCTTCCTTCTTGCCCACCGAGAAGCCGCCGAACTCCTTTTCGACGATGAACGCGGTGATCCCCTTGTAGCCCGCTTCGGGGTTGGCGTTGGCGAAGATGATGAAGACCTCGGCCTCGCCGCCGTTGGTGATCCACAGCTTCCGGCCGGTTACCCGGAACCCGCCGTCGGCCTTGACGGCGCGCGTGGCCAGGGCGAACGCGTCGGAGCCGCTGCCCGCTTCGGAGAGCGCATAGGCACCCACCTTTTCGGCGCACAGCTGCGGAAGGTACTTGGCTTTCAGGTCGGCCGAGCCCCAGCGCAGGAACGCGTTGTTCACCAGCGTGTTCTGCACGTCGACGAACACACCCACGCTGGCGTCTACGCGCGACAATTCTTCGACCACCAGCGCGGCGGTGAAGAAGGACGCGCCGGTGCCGCCCAGCTCCTCGGGAACCTCGATGCCCATCAGCCCCAGCTCGAAGAACTGGGGAATCAGCTCGGGCGACATCTTCTGGTGCTCGTCCATCTCCGTCACCAGCGGACGGACGCTTTCTTCGGCGAACTGCCGGACGGCTTCGCGGAACGCCTGCTCGTCTTCGTTCAGAACCGTCAGCGGGGCGCCGGCGGTGGCCAGGTCAACGGTTGCCATGACTCGGTCGTCTCCATCACGGGGATCAGCCTGCACCCCATCGCGGTGCAGCCGGGGAATATGGCACGGGGCGCCGAAAACGGCGAGGGGGAGGGCTGATCGGACGGCGGACGACGGACCGGCACGGCGGGTGCGTCCGAAACCATCGCGCGGTCAGGACGTAGTTCCCAGTGCGCCGGAACTCCCGGCGAACTGTTCGTACGCTCAGGCACGGGAGATGGGGACGATGGATCACAATCCGAGTGGGCCCGGCGATACAGGGGCCGGATCGGGCGGGAGCGGGTACACGGGCGGCGGCGGGCCGGGTACGGGCATTCCCGGCGGCACAGCTGGCTCCAGCGGCGGCACGCCGGGCGGAACCGGCGGAGTGACCGGGGGGCCGGCGGGCGGGCTGGGCGGCAGCGACGTCGGCGGCGGCGCGGGTGCGCCGGGGGGCTGGACGGGCGGCACCGGCGGGTCCACCAGCGGCGCCGGGTACGGCGGGGCGGGCGCGGGGGGCTCCACCATTGGCGGCGACAAGGCGTACACCGGGGCGACCACGGGCGGCTCCGGCGGCACGGTCGATCCGCTTTCGGGCACGCGGGCGGCCTCCGACCTGGGCGGCCACGCCATCCCCGGCGGGGCAGGCGGCGCGGCGGGTGGATCGACCGGGTCCACGGGATCGACCGGGTCCACGGGCGCCGGATCGGCGGGGACGGGGGAGACTGCCGGCAGCGGTCGGCACGACCCGTTCGAGGAGCTGAACTCGCGGCTGGAGTCGGTGTTCGGCGAGCTGCGGCCCAGGATCAAGCAGGCGTTCCAGGACCTGGACTCGCGCGTGGACAGCGCCCTGGCCGACATCAAGCCGCGCGTGCAGGAGGCCCGCGACAAGGCGCGTCCCAAGGTGGACGAGTTCATCGCCGAGGTGCAGCCCAAGATCGACGGGCTGCTGTCGCGCATCCAGGGTGCCCTGGACGGCATCCGCCGCGAGTTCGACGATCGTGCCGAACGCGCGGACGCCCGCAGCCACAGCGCCGAGGGAGGCTCCGGCGCCCCGACCTCGTCCACGGCCAGCACCACGCCGGGCGCGACCGGGGCCACGGGCACGCCGGCCGGCTCCAGCACGCTGACGCCGGACATCGGCACGGCGGGCACTGCGTCCACCGATCCGCTCGCCGGGCTGGGAACGGCGGGTAGCGGCCTCGGATCTTCCGGCTCCTCGGGCCTCGGCTCCAGCGGGCTTGGGTCGTCGTCGGACCTGGGGCTGACCGGCAGCGGGTTCGGTTCGACCGGGCCCGGCCTCGGCTCCACCGGAGGCGGTCTGGGCTCCACGGGCTCGGGCCTCGGCTCGTCCGGGAGCGGGCTGGGTTCGACGGGTTCGGGCGTCGGCCCGACGGGGAGCGGGCTGGGATCGGCTGGCAGCGGCTCGGAATCCGCGGGCTCCGGCCTGGGATCGGCGGGCGGCTCGACTGGCGCGGGCGGGACGTGGCCGGAGATGTCGGAGGACAGTAAGCGGATCGATCCCCCGATGGAGCACGGCGGCGGATCGCGCCAGGGTGAGGACCCGGGCGGCAAGACGCCGGGCTTCTGACCCGACCGGCGGGATGGACGGGACGGGCGGGGGCTACGGCCTCCGCCCGTTCGTCTTTCGATCCGGGTGCCGGCCGGCCTCACTCGCGCCGGTG encodes the following:
- a CDS encoding adenosylcobinamide-GDP ribazoletransferase — protein: MEYHQHSSIHRLRLAAGALTLWRVPPREDENPRDLRESTAFYPLVGLGVGLLPAAVLLLDAPAGPRAALALAAWAAATGATTLVGWAHSCDAALTPVDGRHRRLRMLRTRTLGAFGAVGLVLLMLAKWSALAHAPAFAPLVAAPLGRWAMVHALRTYAPAERDRPEAVLSGAVPLWAATWVAVAVLGLVTAASPDPARTALAVTAGTLLSLAAVAFLVDRFAGVNGPACAVACEAAEVGALCALLPWG
- a CDS encoding FKBP-type peptidyl-prolyl cis-trans isomerase encodes the protein MTGRTHVAEETTTPSGLRYTDEQVGTGQEAKSGDQVSVHYTGTLVDGRKFDSSRDRGTPFQFPLGAGRVIRGWDEGVAGMKVGGRRRLTIPPELGYGARGAGSAVPPNATLVFDVELLGVS
- a CDS encoding Fic family protein, yielding MQSFVSTRAGRIIQQQAGKDGFSAFIPARLPPVPGLELTGGLRDLLEHASISLGRLDGVSASLDPDRLLYIYVRKEAVLSSQIEGTQSTLSDLLRFEAEGAPGMPLDDVREVSRYVAALHHGFNLLRGGLPVSLRLVRELHRVLMQEGRGSTRAPGDFRRSQNWIGGSRPGNARFVPPPPHEMMIALDNLERFIHDQPERTPPLLKAGLAHAQFETIHPFLDGNGRVGRLLITLLLCAEGALTQPFLYLSLYFREHRAKYYELLQRVRTDGDWESWMEFFLTGVAEVSAQATATTRALLARFEKDRERILIRRGSGSVLTLFEFLRGRVITTIPRAAKELNLTHPTVTTALRRLEDMEIVREITGRPRARVYVYQQQLDILNQGIAGQLLPD
- a CDS encoding metal-dependent hydrolase, translating into MARLTWHGHSCFMLETGDGTRIMIDPWLDENPAADIKVADVDKLDYILVSHGHSDHFADCIPLAKRTGATVISTFELVSFCQQEGVKNGHGMNIGGAYLFPFGRVKLTPAVHTGSIAGDKEGAFTTDCCGFLISLDGGPTIYHAGDTALITDMQLLQGRVDLAILPIGDNFTMGPEDAARAVEMIQPETVIPMHYNTFEVINQNPESFREMVGEAARVEILEPGGSYEL
- a CDS encoding amidohydrolase family protein, with product MTSLARFAAAALLAATLPSGVRAQAYPPAERARDSVQALAAFRSNIASIHGRDRPAYLTHYLQSPRLARTGPAGVQWGYQGMTGGDPNAWPDTLVATHYEVVPLAPGVVYGTYRYRVAQGGTSSRGVSERVLVRQPDGSWKVAVSTAFNAPGNGPVPAVAFTGATVIDGTGGAPLRDATVVMRNGRIACVGRCEVGADVHAIDARGKWIIPGLVDAHVHYSQTGWVDGRPDAEDVRARFPYDSTVAALEAHPERFYRSYLCSGVTATFDVGGYPWTWGLRGDAEASTAAPHVAAAGPLLSTRDHWVNLPASRQFVHTASDSATRAGARMIAHHGSDAVKVWYLVEGQNPDTVALKAAVRAVADEARRADLPLIVHATGLWEAKDAIRAGAQLLVHSVDDAIVDDEFIRLARDAGTIYTPTLTVTDGYRQLYQRRFDPQGLPMECVDPATRAKAALTDSLPARTLGAGFAAYFEQIGRTMNENLRRVHAAGIPVAMGTDAGNPLTLHGASVYREMEAMAQAGMSPMDVLVSSTRIAARAMRRDDIGTLAPEKLADLVVLDADPLADVRNLRAVRLVVRAGEVWTREELEYR
- the gcvH gene encoding glycine cleavage system protein GcvH — encoded protein: MSNVPQDLRYTSEHEYLKPSGGQDGVFTVGITDYAQDQLGDIVFVELPKPGEHFDAHGTFGTIEAVKAVSDLFMPLAGEVVEVNTALDANPGVVNSDPYGEGWMIRIRLDDPAAAEALLDAGAYEALIG
- a CDS encoding acyl-CoA dehydrogenase; translation: MATVDLATAGAPLTVLNEDEQAFREAVRQFAEESVRPLVTEMDEHQKMSPELIPQFFELGLMGIEVPEELGGTGASFFTAALVVEELSRVDASVGVFVDVQNTLVNNAFLRWGSADLKAKYLPQLCAEKVGAYALSEAGSGSDAFALATRAVKADGGFRVTGRKLWITNGGEAEVFIIFANANPEAGYKGITAFIVEKEFGGFSVGKKEDKLGIRASSTTELILEDVFVPDENVLGEVGKGYKTAIETLNEGRIGIGAQMIGIGQGALDATVKYVQEREQFGKRIGDFQGVQFQIGQMATELEAARLMVYNAARLKDAGLPFLQEAAMGKLFSSQVAQRIASTAVDLFGGYGFTREYPVEKFYRDSKIGSIYEGTSNMQLQTIAKNLMK
- a CDS encoding GNAT family N-acetyltransferase gives rise to the protein MIRPLDAADAAAFQTLRLRGLRESPEAFGSTYEEEAGVPLGEIAARLARGAGGEDVVFGAVDGEGVLVGVAGLRRDSHRKARHRAHVWGMYVAPEARGRGLGRALLESLIAHARTLAGVERLTLSVVPDNRAARSLYLRLGFVSYGVERQAYCLDGEYWDSEHMALVLISPSRVLLNKMLYFFHKILACDRFLSQRERL
- a CDS encoding outer membrane beta-barrel protein; translated protein: MKKRMALLVAAALAAHAGSAQAQSGFALKGHYLFNASDVKNEEQTPAADGFSVGAEYVLPLGVGIGVTAYTTGKVTEFDRESTSFGVLGEANYFIDLPLLPITPYVGVHGGLGQYTVDEVQNADPEFKDERTQLGFQVGARMQLGQMLGLDAQYRRVSEFGASTQGGELERNQILVGITLF
- a CDS encoding GNAT family protein encodes the protein MILRTKRLILREFLVDDWKPTHVYQNDPRYLRFYDRDSMSPADTQALISAFLGFEAERPRRNTQLAVLLASTGELIGNVGVRREAPDHPVADMGYELAPKHWGHGYATEAARAMRDWAFGDEGLARLHAHCIADNAASARVLEKLGMRREGLLRDHVFQKGRFWDVLLYGILRDEWAAGEGNE